The proteins below are encoded in one region of Bremerella sp. P1:
- a CDS encoding DUF1579 family protein has translation MQVASKMMGIFFLIGLVSTAVADEPATPGSGNLDSAAMQEMMAKLGAPGKPHEHLQAMVGKYKTTSHWIVPGKDEESVDEGTAEFKPILGGRFVTQHFQSTYDGQPMNGFGIMGYDNAAQKFVGIWIDNMSTHILHTEGQLDEKTGVMTEKGTCSSPAGPMNFTLTTVPTEDGFVFTLSQVTGDTEAEMGKIKYVKQ, from the coding sequence ATGCAAGTTGCTAGCAAAATGATGGGGATCTTTTTTTTGATCGGATTGGTTTCGACCGCGGTTGCCGACGAGCCGGCAACGCCTGGCTCGGGCAATTTGGACTCGGCCGCGATGCAGGAGATGATGGCCAAGCTCGGCGCACCAGGGAAACCGCACGAGCATCTTCAGGCGATGGTCGGCAAATATAAGACGACCTCCCACTGGATTGTCCCGGGCAAGGACGAAGAGTCCGTGGATGAAGGAACGGCCGAGTTCAAGCCAATTCTGGGTGGGCGTTTTGTGACGCAGCATTTCCAAAGTACCTACGACGGCCAGCCGATGAATGGCTTCGGCATCATGGGCTACGACAACGCCGCGCAGAAGTTTGTGGGCATCTGGATCGACAACATGTCGACCCACATCCTGCACACTGAAGGACAGCTCGACGAGAAGACCGGCGTGATGACCGAAAAAGGTACGTGCAGCTCGCCCGCCGGGCCGATGAACTTCACGTTGACCACGGTGCCGACCGAAGACGGTTTTGTCTTTACGTTGTCTCAGGTGACCGGCGATACGGAAGCCGAAATGGGCAAAATAAAGTACGTCAAGCAGTGA